actaatatgccaatcaaacaagTCTTAACCaaaccagagatatctggtagactcgcattgtgggcagtagaattaggtgcttatcaaatatcttaccttccgcgtagtGCTGAAAAAGGTCAGGTTATGGCGGATTATCTCACTGAACTGTCTGATGAGTTAgaggtgattaatgagcgaacCGCGCTAAAACCATTACTCGGTGAAACTTGGGATTTGTTTACTGATGGCGCTTCGTGCGCAGAAGGTGCAGGCGCGGGTTTGGTTTTGGCAAGCCCATGTGGTGAGGAGCATACATATGCATtgcggtttaattttgatgtgacaaataATGAGGCCGAATATGAAGCATTGCTCGCAGGCTTAAATATTGCGCAAAAAATGAATATTGTAAAGCTGCGTGTCTTTACAGATTCGCagttagtagcgaatcagtttaatggATCTTTTGAAGCACACGATCCCTCTATGCAGAAATACTTGCAGCTATTGAAAGAAATGGCAGCGCGATTTGAGCGTTTCGAACTCGCACAAGTGCCAAGAAACCAAAACAAAAAGGCGGATGTGTTGACAAATTGGCTGCTTTAACGTTCTCGCACTTTCAAAAAtaagtatgggttgaggaattaccaagtaaatcaatagatagtgacttaatggtCGCATTTGTTACAGAAGAACAGCCAAACTGAATGCACCCAATTCTACAATATATCCGCAGTGATATTCTGCCAGATGATAGTCGCGAAGCTTGTTTAGTAAGAGAGCGAGCACCGATGTATATCATTcaagatgatatcttatatcgcaaatcctattgcggaccaatgatgcgttgtgttggcccaatcgaggcataaatgattatagaagaagtgcataatggtacctgtgcactgcattcaggctacaaaactatCACCACAAAAATTATGCGAATGagatacttttggccatccctataccgcgatgtagcaaaaattgttaaacgctgtaaaaattgccaaaggcatgctccgcagaatagaatgccgcggcatgatatgattcctgttagttcaccatggccgtttaataaatgggctattgacattgtagggccatttcctgcagggcCTGGCAATGTTAAATTCGTGATTGTCGCAATCGATTACTGTAtcaaatgggttgaagctaaggcggtttgcactattactggtgtacaagtgcgaaattttgtatgggaatacattgtttgccgatttggcattccgcgagaattggttagcgataatggtgctcaaatagcgaaagatccttttaagacatggtgcactgatttaaatatcATACAAAAGTTTACGTCAGTGGCACATCCACAAGCTAATGATTTATGCGAAGTAACCAACCGCGATATagtaagcggtattaaaaagaggttgTGCGAAAAGCGAACTggctgggtagatgaattacccaatgtgttatgggcacatcgcacaacatttaagaaaagcacgggggaaacaccttttagtttggtatatggttctgaggcagtagttcccgcagaaattctggtaccaacgcatAGAATAGTTAACTTTGAAGAAGAAGCGAATGATGTTGTGTTGAGCGAAAACCTGAATTTCATTGAGGAGCGGAGGTTAATGGATGCTATCAGAGAAGAGaataataagcagcaaattgctaagtattacaataaaagagtgcgtgctttgtctttcgctataggtgaatgggtgctgcgaagtaatgaagcaagcagagcagaaaagcttggaaaattgggtcctaattgggaaggcccttatcaaattgtggcaattaatgccgcaggttcatataagctcgcggatatggaagggcgaattttacctaatgcgtggcatgccgTTTTGTTAAAGTGATATTACGTGTAGCTTTGCGAAAAACTATCAAGGATATATGAACAAAGTGCGAAATTGGATTTAAGGCATATGGCTGATATACTTATTAggtgtttttgtttttaattttttgcaagtcttgatcacgcttgtaggaATTTTTAAAAATAAACACTTGTAAAAGTACGTGGAAAGTTTATTTGTGAAATGCGAATTATTATGAAATGTTTTACAGTTTGTTTCATAATGTtatagtatttcgcagtgtttaaatagcaaagtgacaaaattgcccacttttgcatgcgaattattgcgaaaggaattttatatcctaagtatttgattttgccaatgcttagatgcttcgcaatgctgattaattgcctaaggatcatttcgacggacttagaagattcataacgtataagcatatacgcatacagattgtttcgcaaaggtacgcatttattatgtgcacaataatatatgttggaaattgcaaaggacaagtttgtgttatgaatattgttgATAAAAGCACTATATAAATAAAGAGTTCTCGCGAATAAATATGAAAAAATAAAGTTTCATTGATAATGGCGCAGAGATAGCTGCGCGCTAATTTCTACAATATTTTATTCTAGCTTAGATAAGTCAAGCTCAAAGATGTCTTTTAAAGTGGCATCATCTTGTTGActtattgcagtaactttgtcgattGGAATATCCGCTAAGCTTGCTTGTGCAGTAGCAGCTGCTTCACGTGCCTCTGCAAGTGAACAAACGCGATCTCCAATGGCGGGAGGCAGAGGATCTGGTATGGAGCAATGTGGAGCAATTTCATCCAGAAACTCTACTCTCTCGCGTAGTCGTAAGGTTGCTGCATAAGTGGAAAACAAAACATTCACGGGACGTGAATTGAGAACCTTTTTAGCAAACTCCGGTAGGTGTTGGCGGAGTTGCGTGAACTCAAGCTTCGTGGAAGCTGCTGCGGCCACAGCGGTGTCTCTCTATGCAGTAAGCCTTGAAACCTCCTCTTGCAATGAAGAGATTGtggtttcaaattttttttttttgtcagcTGTAGTAGATACCTGTTGCTTCAATTCATCCACCGCGGTTTTAGCCGCGGTGAGCTCATAGGAGAGATCAACACATCGTTTCTCGCTGTTCTCAGCCTTGATTCTCTCAGCATTGTACTTCTGCTATTCAGCTCCAagcacattgaaaaattgttcttgccgGCATATCATATCGTACGCCGAGTTGAAGCACATGTAGAAGTTTTGAATAAAACTGTTGTGCGCATCAAGCGCAGAAAGTTTGGAGAATTCGCGGCgaagctcgccggggattgctaacttcattTGTTGGCGCTGATCCAGAGCAGCGCCAGCTGATGCATAAGTATATCCTGATAGGCCAGCAATCCGCACCCCATAATAGTCAGGGGGAGTGCGGAACAGTTCCGTGATTTGTCCCGCGGAATCAGGGCTAGGAAAAACTGGATTGAAAGGCGAGCCTCCTGCAAAACAATGTGATTATTATAATAGCAACAATAAATATTACAAAAACTGGCATGAATCAAAGATGATTGCGTTATACCAGTTTGTTGATCTCCTTCACAATCCGATGTGATCGGATTATCGTATGAAGGAGTGCTTTGTTTGAGTTTCTTGCTCTGTGATGTTGGTGGTGTTTGCACCGGTCATTTTGTGGAACTTGGTTGCGATGTCGGTGATTTCGAGGTTAAATCAACGATGGGAATAGCCTGTTTCTCCTGTTTGATTTGATGCTCGGTAGATGCTGACGATTTAGCCTCCGGGCTCGTTAACAACTTTATAATTAATGCTTTAGGATCCACCTTACGATCGACTTCGTCAATTTTCATTTTTGACTAAAGTGGAAAAGCTGTGTTTGAAGAACTTGTAAAGGTTAATAGCGAATGTATACAAGTGCGAATTGTGGTAGAGAAAGCAAGTAGAAAATTAGTGATTGAGAATCACGATATATATAGGGGAAATAAGGGTGGTAAACGTTTGTATTAATTATCCGTTGTGATAACTCAAACGgtaacatgtcataacccgtcctaaaccataaggacaaatataataacatataatttcatcgcgaggtattgacctctatatgtgacatttttcaaagaaaactgcattcgtttttacaatacaaagcataacttttattaaaaatacaaagtttaaacaacataataatgattatcatttagtaataatcttagccttacaaactttacatgtgatgataacaacacgatttccaacgtattttacattacaacttctccgatatgcagttttatttttgacacaaatatacatactcaagatcttgcttaaattcaacatgttgcagcggaagcttttagttatcacctgagaataaacatgcttaaaacgtcaacataaagttggtgagatataggttgaatgccg
This genomic window from Rutidosis leptorrhynchoides isolate AG116_Rl617_1_P2 chromosome 2, CSIRO_AGI_Rlap_v1, whole genome shotgun sequence contains:
- the LOC139887868 gene encoding uncharacterized protein encodes the protein MADYLTELSDELEVINERTALKPLLGETWDLFTDGASCAEGAGAGLVLASPCGEEHTYALRFNFDVTNNEAEYEALLAGLNIAQKMNIVKLRVFTDSQLVANQFNGSFEAHDPSMQKYLQLLKEMAARFERFELAQVPRNQNKKADVLTNWLL